From a region of the Cognatiyoonia koreensis genome:
- a CDS encoding sensor histidine kinase, translated as MLGLALLPIGLIAVYQTLSVARAAERSTEMALLAVADRAAQEDRLAIERAFGAGDMLGNVVGELLDDPAICSDYLRNFVEREELFSFVGVMPLDGTMECSSDGTVSDFSEYPNFADATARDRPFIEVDAGAPASGTSVIIVSYPYYIADSFAGYVTISVPHERLDTSSLDEKLRSDGLQELITFNDMGIIVTAQGNREDALAYLPSDWNLTDVDTTRSRTFRATGADGNKYIYSLVPVENGQLTILGVWNASVDFRNGAWYNRLPPALFPALMWIASLLVAAMAIYSLVLRHISRLRADMDLFATKRKVASTRVTAEMPNELQVLNARFLEMTDAIVREEARLEDMVREKNILLKEVHHRVKNNLQMIASIMNMQIRTATHDETVENLQKIQDRVTNLASIHRDLYTSPKGGRVDVGELIKRNVEQTIELSPIDRSQLDLRLDIDSVLLLPDQAVPLSLLAAETMTNAVKFMRAPVDGPSVLDVSLKSTGNTCAFKISNTTESIPDEIGGGVGGKLIRAFATKLGAELETHNQDGLFTLSLTFTVAEFEIETQDY; from the coding sequence ATGCTTGGTCTTGCACTGCTACCGATTGGACTGATCGCCGTATACCAGACACTGAGCGTCGCCCGCGCTGCGGAAAGAAGCACGGAAATGGCTTTGCTCGCTGTCGCGGACCGCGCTGCGCAGGAAGACAGGCTCGCAATCGAACGCGCGTTCGGGGCCGGTGACATGCTCGGTAACGTCGTCGGGGAACTGTTGGACGACCCGGCCATCTGCTCGGACTATCTGCGCAACTTTGTTGAACGCGAAGAGTTGTTCAGTTTTGTCGGCGTTATGCCGCTTGACGGGACCATGGAATGTTCATCGGACGGTACGGTTAGCGACTTCTCGGAATATCCCAATTTTGCAGACGCGACGGCGCGGGACCGTCCATTTATTGAGGTCGATGCGGGCGCACCTGCCAGCGGAACGTCGGTTATCATCGTATCCTACCCATATTATATCGCCGACAGCTTTGCAGGTTACGTTACCATTTCGGTCCCGCATGAGCGTTTGGATACAAGTTCCCTTGACGAGAAATTGCGTAGTGATGGCCTGCAAGAGCTGATTACGTTCAATGACATGGGCATCATCGTCACCGCACAGGGCAATCGCGAAGACGCCCTTGCGTATCTGCCTTCCGATTGGAACCTGACCGACGTCGACACAACTCGCTCTAGGACGTTCCGTGCTACGGGTGCCGATGGAAATAAATACATCTACTCGCTTGTTCCTGTTGAAAACGGTCAGCTGACAATTCTCGGTGTGTGGAACGCCTCTGTCGATTTTCGCAATGGTGCTTGGTACAACCGGCTGCCACCCGCGCTTTTTCCGGCGCTGATGTGGATTGCAAGTCTTCTTGTGGCCGCGATGGCGATCTATTCGCTTGTTCTGCGGCATATCTCGCGTCTGCGCGCTGACATGGACCTGTTCGCGACAAAGCGGAAAGTAGCGTCGACGCGTGTGACAGCGGAAATGCCGAACGAGTTGCAAGTTCTGAATGCCCGCTTCCTTGAAATGACCGACGCGATCGTACGCGAGGAAGCGCGGCTCGAAGACATGGTGCGCGAAAAAAATATTCTCCTGAAAGAGGTCCATCACCGCGTGAAGAACAACCTGCAAATGATCGCATCGATCATGAATATGCAGATACGGACAGCCACGCATGATGAAACCGTTGAGAACCTGCAAAAAATCCAAGATCGGGTTACAAATCTCGCAAGCATCCACCGCGACTTATATACTTCACCCAAAGGTGGCAGGGTCGACGTCGGGGAATTAATCAAGCGGAACGTCGAACAGACGATTGAATTAAGCCCGATTGATCGATCCCAACTCGATTTGCGTCTGGATATCGACTCTGTCCTGCTGCTTCCCGATCAGGCTGTCCCGCTCTCGCTTTTGGCGGCCGAAACCATGACAAATGCGGTAAAGTTCATGCGCGCGCCGGTGGACGGGCCAAGTGTTCTTGATGTCTCGTTGAAATCAACTGGCAATACATGTGCTTTCAAGATTTCAAACACGACCGAAAGCATCCCGGACGAGATCGGCGGCGGTGTTGGTGGCAAGTTGATACGCGCATTTGCTACAAAGCTCGGGGCAGAACTTGAAACCCACAATCAAGACGGTCTGTTTACCCTAAGCCTGACATTTACAGTTGCCGAGTTCGAAATCGAAACACAGGACTATTGA
- a CDS encoding RNA polymerase sigma factor, whose protein sequence is MSTPNPRDELLEYLADMRGFARSLTRNRAKADDLMQDALLKAWKNIDRYKPGTNMKAWLFTIIRNTYYTQHQRAKREVADVDGAFSSKLSVKPDHDGRLHLKDFRTAFETLPVEQREALVLVGVQGFSYEEAAATAGVAMGTIKSRLNRARERLAEILELNGDGEMELTDTATVAVIQQDHSLVDR, encoded by the coding sequence ATGAGTACCCCAAATCCGCGGGACGAACTGCTGGAATATTTGGCTGACATGCGCGGGTTTGCACGCAGCTTGACGCGGAACCGTGCAAAGGCTGACGACCTCATGCAGGACGCTTTGCTGAAAGCATGGAAGAACATCGATCGCTACAAACCGGGCACCAACATGAAAGCCTGGTTGTTTACGATCATCCGCAACACATATTACACGCAACACCAGCGCGCGAAGCGCGAAGTCGCCGACGTCGACGGCGCATTTTCCTCCAAACTTTCTGTAAAGCCAGATCATGATGGTCGTTTGCACCTAAAGGACTTTCGCACGGCGTTTGAAACCTTGCCGGTTGAACAGCGCGAAGCTTTGGTCCTTGTCGGCGTGCAAGGATTTTCATACGAAGAAGCGGCGGCAACAGCGGGCGTCGCGATGGGGACGATCAAAAGCCGATTGAATCGCGCGCGTGAACGTCTGGCTGAAATTTTGGAATTGAACGGTGATGGTGAAATGGAACTGACAGATACCGCGACTGTCGCCGTTATACAGCAGGATCATTCACTGGTCGATCGTTGA
- a CDS encoding NepR family anti-sigma factor, protein MKSTPADPKRKTLIAQYINENLKEVFDEYASEDMPDEMKDMLSLLKAQDEDMPKGEK, encoded by the coding sequence ATGAAGTCAACTCCCGCGGACCCGAAACGTAAAACACTCATCGCGCAATATATCAACGAAAACCTAAAAGAGGTGTTCGATGAGTATGCGAGCGAGGATATGCCGGACGAGATGAAGGATATGCTGAGCCTATTAAAGGCGCAGGATGAAGACATGCCCAAGGGTGAAAAATGA
- a CDS encoding response regulator has product MSVGAEEATFSDFVAQSLPYLRRYARALTGSQKSGDKYTIATLDVILRDRSIVEAAASIREGLFQCFHAIWVSSGRQLDMEEEGIVGRAHGHLAKLTVNSREVLLLNTIEEFSVDEIARIIGTDVEDVQHLLEVAIADIAKSSAGKVMIIEDEPIIADDLSDIVSDLGHRVTGIARTRDEAVALGKAERPDLILADIQLADNSSGIDAVNDLLNDFDIPVVFITAFPERLLTGDRPEPAFLISKPFKVKQIRSAVSQAMFFSSTETLQNAS; this is encoded by the coding sequence ATGTCTGTAGGTGCTGAAGAAGCCACATTCTCAGACTTTGTCGCGCAATCGTTGCCATATTTGCGTCGGTATGCCCGTGCGTTGACTGGTTCCCAAAAGAGCGGCGACAAGTACACAATCGCAACGCTTGACGTAATCCTGCGCGACCGCAGTATCGTCGAAGCTGCCGCGAGCATCAGGGAAGGCCTGTTCCAGTGCTTTCATGCCATCTGGGTCAGCAGTGGCCGTCAACTTGACATGGAAGAAGAAGGTATTGTGGGCCGCGCACATGGCCACCTTGCCAAACTGACCGTGAACTCGCGTGAGGTGCTTTTGCTCAACACGATCGAGGAGTTCAGTGTCGACGAAATAGCCAGAATCATCGGAACGGACGTTGAAGATGTGCAGCATCTTCTGGAAGTTGCGATTGCCGATATCGCGAAAAGCAGCGCTGGCAAAGTAATGATCATCGAAGACGAGCCGATCATTGCGGACGATCTGAGCGATATTGTCAGTGATCTGGGCCATCGTGTTACCGGTATCGCGCGGACTCGGGACGAGGCCGTGGCATTGGGCAAAGCCGAAAGGCCAGACCTGATCCTCGCCGATATCCAGCTAGCTGATAATTCGTCCGGAATTGATGCTGTTAATGATCTGCTGAACGATTTCGACATACCAGTCGTTTTCATCACGGCGTTTCCTGAAAGGCTGCTGACCGGCGATAGACCAGAACCCGCGTTCTTGATCTCAAAACCTTTCAAAGTGAAGCAGATCCGCTCTGCTGTCAGTCAAGCGATGTTCTTCTCATCGACCGAGACGCTGCAAAACGCATCATGA
- a CDS encoding Dps family protein, which yields MTNALNVISEEKSVDTGITDQDALATALGDILADTYRLTFKTHVYHWNVAGPMFFAVHNLTEGQYENMFAAADELAERIRAIGKLAPSTLNGIVGDSVIEDKPDILSAGDMCEDLAADHERIAHRLHALVELAGKHKDPVTEDLATARSAFHEKAVWMLRALCAE from the coding sequence ATGACAAACGCATTAAACGTTATCAGCGAAGAAAAATCGGTCGACACCGGTATTACGGATCAGGACGCCCTCGCCACCGCACTTGGCGATATATTGGCCGACACCTACCGTTTGACCTTCAAGACCCACGTGTATCATTGGAATGTCGCAGGCCCGATGTTCTTTGCGGTCCATAACCTGACCGAAGGCCAGTATGAAAACATGTTTGCGGCGGCCGACGAATTGGCAGAACGGATCCGCGCAATCGGCAAACTGGCGCCGTCCACATTGAACGGGATCGTCGGCGACTCCGTGATAGAAGACAAGCCGGATATCCTGTCCGCGGGCGATATGTGTGAAGATCTCGCTGCTGATCACGAGCGCATCGCCCACCGTCTGCACGCGTTGGTTGAACTCGCCGGAAAGCACAAGGATCCAGTGACGGAAGATCTTGCAACAGCACGTTCAGCGTTCCACGAGAAGGCGGTCTGGATGCTTCGCGCGCTTTGCGCCGAGTAA
- a CDS encoding DUF1328 domain-containing protein, with protein sequence MLYYAITFLVIALIAAVFGFGGIASASAGIAQILFFVFIALFVISLIARAVRG encoded by the coding sequence ATGCTTTACTACGCCATAACTTTTCTCGTGATCGCGCTCATCGCGGCCGTGTTCGGCTTCGGTGGTATCGCAAGTGCATCCGCAGGGATCGCACAGATCCTCTTCTTTGTCTTCATCGCACTGTTTGTGATCTCCTTGATCGCACGTGCCGTCCGCGGATAA
- a CDS encoding Crp/Fnr family transcriptional regulator, translating into MTTKCADCPLRRQELFDRMTEDEVRVMQRFKVGELKVDSGTPLLMEGSNSPQLFTALRGMGLRSKLLSDGRRQVVNLVLPGDFIGLQAALMSEMGHSVEATTAMTLCVFDRSEFWSFFRDNPRRAFAISWLAAVEEHFLGDALTTLGQRTALQAVAWALIKVFSRGQHLDLVHKNRMPFPYRQQDIADALGLSLVHTNRTLKQLRERQLVSWQDGELVVIDPQKLADVAMVESIELVTRPLV; encoded by the coding sequence ATGACGACCAAATGCGCCGACTGTCCTTTACGCAGACAGGAGCTCTTTGATCGTATGACAGAAGACGAAGTGCGCGTGATGCAACGCTTCAAAGTTGGCGAGCTAAAAGTTGATTCTGGAACCCCCCTCCTGATGGAAGGATCAAACAGCCCGCAATTGTTTACTGCGTTGCGTGGTATGGGGTTGCGTTCGAAATTGCTTTCTGACGGGCGTCGGCAGGTCGTCAACCTCGTATTGCCAGGTGACTTTATCGGGCTCCAAGCCGCTTTGATGAGCGAGATGGGTCACTCTGTCGAAGCGACGACCGCCATGACCCTCTGCGTGTTCGATCGCTCGGAGTTCTGGTCATTCTTCCGTGACAATCCGCGTCGTGCATTTGCAATCAGTTGGCTGGCTGCCGTCGAGGAACACTTTCTTGGCGATGCGCTCACGACACTTGGCCAACGGACCGCGCTGCAGGCAGTGGCTTGGGCGCTGATCAAGGTGTTCAGCCGTGGGCAACACCTTGATCTTGTGCATAAAAACCGTATGCCCTTCCCCTATCGCCAGCAGGACATCGCGGACGCGCTCGGCCTGTCACTTGTCCATACCAACCGCACCCTCAAGCAATTGCGCGAGCGGCAACTTGTATCGTGGCAGGACGGGGAATTGGTCGTGATTGACCCGCAGAAACTGGCCGATGTCGCCATGGTCGAAAGCATTGAGCTTGTGACACGTCCCTTGGTTTAA
- a CDS encoding PLDc N-terminal domain-containing protein: MEYAGIGGFILLALNIWAIVSIIGSSASTGSKVLWTLLVLVLPLVGFIIWLIAGPKSAGATV, from the coding sequence ATGGAATATGCAGGAATTGGCGGCTTCATCCTTTTGGCCCTGAACATCTGGGCGATTGTGTCGATCATCGGGTCTTCTGCCAGTACAGGTAGCAAGGTTCTTTGGACGCTTCTGGTCCTTGTCCTACCCTTGGTCGGCTTCATTATCTGGCTGATTGCCGGACCAAAATCAGCCGGCGCAACAGTTTAA
- a CDS encoding AI-2E family transporter encodes MTAKNTPNYALWLVAIIVTLAALDIAASLMAPIFLAVVLGIVLSPLTDFMRRGGIPPSVGALFSLMIILGLIGLLVFFLEPILTDIINRAPLIWLELRATITDAQATLRGIEEVSADMAEALNPDDAPDEDDAVRLPSVTDALLSAPGYAGRLMIFVGTLYFFLLARVEVYDWVTRSTLRLKAAHLVEAEKRVARYFLTITIINTTFGFLVGGVLLLLDMPYAPLWGFIAALVNFVLYLGPAVFVVALVTAGVVTFDGPYSFAPAIAYVLMNMTEGQFVTPALVGRTMSVNPLLVFLSLVLWLWLWGPVGGIIAIPLLIWAIAIKEQAEKI; translated from the coding sequence ATGACAGCGAAGAACACTCCCAACTATGCGCTGTGGCTTGTCGCCATCATTGTGACGCTTGCTGCATTGGATATTGCTGCGAGCCTCATGGCACCCATTTTTCTTGCTGTCGTGCTCGGTATCGTTCTGTCGCCATTGACCGATTTTATGCGGCGGGGCGGTATACCACCGTCTGTCGGTGCGCTTTTCTCTCTTATGATCATCCTCGGGCTGATCGGTCTGCTGGTGTTCTTTCTCGAACCCATTCTCACCGACATCATTAACCGTGCGCCGCTCATCTGGTTGGAACTTCGGGCGACGATCACGGACGCGCAGGCCACACTGCGCGGGATCGAGGAAGTCAGTGCGGACATGGCAGAGGCGCTCAATCCCGACGACGCCCCTGACGAGGACGACGCAGTCAGGCTCCCTTCAGTAACAGATGCGCTGTTGTCAGCACCGGGATACGCTGGACGGCTGATGATTTTCGTCGGGACACTCTATTTTTTCCTGCTTGCACGTGTTGAGGTCTATGACTGGGTTACCCGGTCGACCCTGCGCCTGAAAGCTGCGCATCTCGTTGAAGCGGAAAAGCGGGTCGCCCGCTATTTCCTGACGATCACAATCATCAACACGACTTTTGGTTTCCTTGTTGGCGGCGTTCTGTTGCTTCTTGACATGCCTTATGCCCCGTTGTGGGGGTTCATCGCCGCACTCGTCAATTTCGTGTTGTATCTAGGCCCTGCGGTCTTCGTCGTCGCGCTTGTGACAGCAGGCGTCGTCACGTTTGATGGGCCATACAGTTTTGCACCCGCAATCGCATATGTCTTGATGAACATGACCGAAGGTCAATTTGTAACGCCTGCACTGGTCGGTCGGACGATGTCCGTCAATCCGTTGCTTGTCTTTCTGTCGCTCGTCCTGTGGCTTTGGTTATGGGGTCCGGTCGGCGGCATCATCGCAATTCCACTGCTGATCTGGGCAATCGCGATCAAGGAACAGGCAGAGAAGATTTAG
- a CDS encoding CsbD family protein: MNWDQIKGQWKQLKGQAQEKWGDLTDDDLDKVEGNREQLEGLLQEKYGKSKEAAREEVDQWMANAK; the protein is encoded by the coding sequence ATGAACTGGGATCAAATCAAAGGTCAATGGAAACAACTAAAGGGTCAGGCCCAAGAGAAGTGGGGCGACCTGACAGATGATGACCTCGACAAGGTAGAAGGTAACCGCGAGCAGCTCGAGGGACTTCTTCAGGAGAAGTACGGCAAATCAAAAGAAGCCGCGCGTGAAGAAGTCGATCAGTGGATGGCAAACGCGAAGTAA